The following are encoded in a window of Trichocoleus sp. genomic DNA:
- a CDS encoding AMP-binding protein produces MSKSVDLEQIIQCGIDQETASALLPQINQWLAGLSSIECWQQFTRHLLKPNHPFALHQLLYETTFVDWREGSPPAWFPSNEQVQATNLAALMRDLAIQSYADLQAWSAQDRSRFWEVMIQELGIRLQQPYTAIVDLSQGIESPQWLVNAKLNIIESCFQAADDTIAIVFQSEDHSLQQWTYSELEALTNRVANGLVNLGFQPGDAVAIDMPMTAEAVAIYLGIIKAGCVVVSIADSFAAGEIATRLRLSQAKAIFTQDWIQRGGKQLPLYSRVVEAKAPLAIVLSQNAVSEVTLRSIDLTWDNFLSSNTAFEAIPVSPDAPINVLFSSGTTGDPKAIPWTQTTPIKCAADAYLHHDIHPGDVVAWSTNLGWMMGPWLIYASLINRATIALYDGAATTRGYGKFIQDAQVTMLGVVPSLVSVWKATDCMAGLDWSAIKAFSSTGECSNPQDMLFLMSLAGYKPIIEYCGGTEIGGAYITGTVVQPCIPATFTTPALGLDFVILDANDRPAQKGEGFIIPPAIGLSTTLLNKDHHQVYFADTPHSSRSTSLRRHGDYLEQLPNGYYRVCGRVDDSMNLGGIKVSSAEIEQAINQVDDICEAAAIALSPTEGGPSQLIIYAVVAPNTQRTTAALKALLQATIAQSLNPLFKIRDLVIVNALPRTASNKVMRRVLRDQYGSIAAIKPTSGTVQDALQAVNR; encoded by the coding sequence ATGAGCAAATCAGTGGATCTGGAGCAGATCATTCAGTGTGGTATTGATCAGGAAACGGCTAGTGCATTATTGCCCCAAATCAATCAGTGGTTGGCTGGTTTATCCTCGATCGAATGCTGGCAGCAGTTCACCCGTCATCTGCTCAAGCCCAATCATCCATTCGCGCTGCATCAACTGCTCTATGAAACAACCTTTGTAGATTGGCGTGAGGGATCGCCGCCTGCCTGGTTTCCCTCCAATGAGCAAGTTCAGGCAACAAATCTTGCTGCGTTAATGCGGGATTTGGCAATTCAGTCTTATGCAGACCTTCAGGCATGGTCAGCGCAGGATCGATCCAGGTTTTGGGAAGTGATGATCCAAGAGTTGGGCATTCGCTTACAGCAACCTTATACAGCGATCGTTGATTTATCACAGGGAATCGAATCTCCTCAGTGGTTGGTCAACGCAAAACTGAATATTATTGAAAGCTGTTTTCAAGCAGCAGATGATACGATTGCGATCGTTTTTCAATCCGAAGATCATTCCTTGCAGCAGTGGACTTATAGCGAACTTGAGGCACTGACGAATCGAGTAGCGAATGGTTTGGTGAATTTAGGATTTCAACCCGGAGATGCGGTTGCGATCGATATGCCCATGACGGCTGAAGCGGTGGCAATTTACTTAGGGATTATCAAAGCAGGTTGTGTTGTCGTGTCGATCGCTGATAGTTTTGCCGCAGGGGAAATTGCGACTCGGCTCCGGTTATCTCAAGCAAAAGCCATTTTCACCCAAGACTGGATTCAGCGAGGTGGCAAACAATTACCGCTTTATTCCAGAGTCGTTGAAGCAAAAGCACCCTTGGCGATCGTGCTCTCACAAAATGCAGTTTCTGAGGTGACATTGCGATCAATTGATTTAACCTGGGATAATTTTCTCAGTTCAAACACAGCATTTGAGGCAATTCCCGTCAGCCCTGACGCACCGATTAACGTCCTGTTTTCCTCTGGGACGACTGGCGATCCAAAAGCGATTCCCTGGACACAAACCACTCCGATTAAATGTGCCGCTGATGCTTATCTCCATCACGATATTCATCCTGGTGATGTTGTTGCCTGGTCAACCAATCTGGGCTGGATGATGGGACCCTGGCTGATTTATGCCAGTCTGATCAATCGTGCCACGATCGCCCTTTATGATGGCGCAGCGACGACGCGAGGCTATGGCAAATTTATTCAAGATGCTCAGGTGACAATGCTGGGGGTTGTTCCCAGTTTGGTTAGCGTCTGGAAAGCAACGGATTGTATGGCAGGGCTGGATTGGAGTGCGATCAAAGCCTTTAGCTCCACCGGAGAATGCTCTAACCCTCAAGACATGCTGTTTCTCATGTCGCTGGCAGGCTACAAACCAATTATTGAATATTGCGGTGGTACTGAAATTGGCGGTGCTTACATTACAGGTACAGTCGTTCAGCCCTGCATTCCAGCAACGTTCACAACTCCAGCGCTAGGATTAGATTTTGTCATTCTCGATGCAAACGATCGTCCTGCCCAGAAAGGTGAAGGGTTTATCATTCCACCTGCGATCGGGCTTTCTACCACTTTGCTAAATAAAGATCACCATCAAGTTTATTTTGCTGATACGCCTCATTCTTCAAGGTCTACATCGTTGCGTCGTCATGGAGATTATTTAGAACAATTACCAAATGGATATTATCGCGTTTGCGGTCGCGTGGATGACTCAATGAATTTGGGTGGCATCAAAGTCAGTTCAGCCGAGATTGAGCAGGCGATCAACCAGGTTGATGATATTTGTGAAGCTGCTGCGATCGCCCTTTCTCCAACCGAAGGCGGACCCAGCCAATTAATTATTTATGCTGTTGTTGCACCCAATACTCAAAGAACAACAGCAGCGTTAAAAGCGTTATTACAAGCGACGATCGCTCAGTCTCTCAACCCACTCTTCAAAATTCGGGATTTAGTCATTGTCAACGCATTACCGCGTACAGCCTCAAACAAAGTAATGCGCCGAGTTCTGCGCGATCAGTATGGGTCGATCGCTGCAATAAAACCAACTTCTGGAACCGTTCAGGATGCACTACAGGCTGTAAATCGCTAG